Proteins encoded within one genomic window of Stigmatella aurantiaca:
- a CDS encoding cold-shock protein — protein MATGTVKWFNDAKGFGFIAQDNGEDVFCHHSAINMDGFRTLAEGQKVEFEVTKGPKGLQAQNVRAAS, from the coding sequence ATGGCTACTGGTACCGTGAAGTGGTTCAATGATGCGAAGGGCTTCGGGTTCATCGCCCAGGACAACGGGGAGGATGTGTTCTGCCATCACTCCGCCATCAACATGGATGGATTCCGGACGCTGGCCGAGGGACAGAAGGTGGAGTTTGAAGTGACGAAGGGCCCCAAGGGGCTCCAGGCGCAGAACGTCCGCGCCGCAAGCTGA
- a CDS encoding LacI family DNA-binding transcriptional regulator, whose translation MSGKTGKPSAARANLRTLADHLGLSISTVSRALKDGQEVRPETIARVKEAAAQFGYVPNIGGIHLRTGRTLKVCSILYAPEVGDHGEPGFLAQVEGMSNGLETSGYNLLVLVQTGQQAPLESVRKVYDQRLADALVFSRTMPMDERARFCLEKDFPFVSFGRTELQTPHAFVDHDDEHAVFDATLRLAREGHKKIVMLNPLGGLTYISMRMRGYQRALAEAGLPWNESLVYQGDLSVRATREAIVQLLQREPAATAFVCGNQMSMVGTLEGLSEGGRDTNRDGLSVVGFGGMPFLTLSEERVIYYYLPQVRVGTVLSNHLLALLNGESPEQLQTVLPYTRMEDLRVFRTHGRFDPSKLPPP comes from the coding sequence GTGAGCGGTAAAACAGGCAAACCCTCTGCGGCCCGTGCAAACCTCAGGACGCTGGCGGACCATCTGGGGCTGTCGATCAGCACCGTGTCCCGTGCGCTGAAAGACGGACAAGAGGTCCGGCCGGAGACCATCGCCCGGGTGAAGGAGGCCGCCGCCCAGTTCGGCTACGTGCCGAACATCGGGGGCATCCACCTGAGGACCGGCAGGACCCTGAAGGTCTGCTCGATTCTCTACGCGCCCGAGGTGGGTGACCACGGAGAGCCGGGCTTCCTCGCCCAGGTCGAAGGCATGTCGAATGGCCTGGAAACCTCGGGCTACAACCTGCTCGTCCTGGTGCAGACGGGCCAGCAAGCGCCCCTGGAGTCGGTCCGCAAGGTCTATGACCAGCGGCTCGCCGACGCCCTCGTGTTCTCCCGCACCATGCCCATGGACGAGCGGGCGCGGTTCTGCCTGGAGAAGGACTTCCCGTTCGTGAGTTTCGGACGGACCGAGCTGCAGACCCCGCACGCCTTCGTCGACCACGACGACGAGCACGCCGTCTTCGATGCCACCCTGCGGCTGGCCCGCGAGGGGCACAAGAAGATCGTGATGCTCAACCCGCTCGGCGGGCTCACCTACATCAGCATGCGGATGCGGGGCTACCAGCGGGCGCTGGCCGAGGCGGGCCTGCCGTGGAACGAGTCCCTGGTGTACCAGGGAGATCTCTCCGTCCGGGCCACCCGCGAGGCCATCGTGCAACTGCTGCAGCGCGAGCCAGCGGCCACGGCGTTCGTCTGCGGCAACCAGATGTCCATGGTGGGCACGCTGGAGGGACTGTCCGAGGGCGGCCGGGACACGAACCGGGACGGGTTGAGCGTCGTGGGATTCGGCGGCATGCCGTTCCTCACGCTGTCCGAGGAGCGCGTCATCTACTACTACCTGCCGCAGGTGCGCGTCGGCACCGTCCTGTCCAACCACCTGCTCGCCCTGCTGAACGGCGAGTCCCCGGAGCAGCTGCAGACGGTTCTGCCCTACACGCGCATGGAGGACTTGCGCGTGTTCCGCACGCACGGCCGCTTCGATCCGTCCAAGCTCCCCCCTCCGTAA
- a CDS encoding DUF1993 domain-containing protein, with protein sequence MSLSMYQASVPVFIRMLGHLSGILDKAAAHAEAKKINPTVFMNARLAPDMLPFTFQVQVACDSAKGCAARLAGIEVPSHPDTESSFPELKARIEKTLAFLKTVDAAQVDGSEDRKITLKVGGRELQFVGQSLLLHFALPNFYFHLTTAYAILRHNGVDIGKQDFIGQL encoded by the coding sequence ATGTCCCTTTCCATGTACCAAGCGTCCGTTCCCGTCTTCATCCGCATGCTGGGCCACCTGTCTGGGATTCTCGACAAGGCGGCCGCCCACGCCGAGGCAAAGAAGATCAACCCCACGGTCTTCATGAACGCCCGGCTGGCGCCCGACATGTTGCCGTTCACGTTCCAGGTGCAGGTGGCCTGTGACTCCGCGAAGGGCTGTGCGGCGCGGCTGGCGGGCATCGAGGTGCCCAGCCACCCGGACACCGAGAGCTCCTTCCCCGAGCTGAAGGCCCGCATCGAGAAGACGCTCGCGTTCCTGAAGACCGTGGACGCGGCGCAGGTGGATGGCAGCGAGGACCGGAAGATCACCCTCAAGGTGGGCGGCCGCGAGCTCCAGTTCGTGGGCCAGTCCCTGCTGCTCCACTTCGCGCTGCCCAACTTCTATTTCCACCTCACCACGGCCTACGCCATCCTGCGCCACAACGGCGTGGACATCGGCAAGCAGGACTTCATCGGCCAGCTCTGA
- a CDS encoding cupin domain-containing protein gives MGDTSVKKVEARHSPHGEMGQKYLVSGTRVSMRLWEDERPGEPAPAVARDYETVGYVLKGRAELHLEGQVILLNPGDSWLVPRGSSHTYKILETFSAVEATSPPAAVHGRDEDVSKPVRA, from the coding sequence ATGGGTGACACCAGCGTGAAGAAGGTCGAAGCGCGCCACTCTCCTCACGGGGAGATGGGGCAGAAGTACCTCGTTTCGGGGACCCGCGTGTCCATGCGGCTGTGGGAAGACGAGCGTCCCGGAGAGCCCGCCCCCGCGGTGGCCCGGGACTACGAGACGGTGGGCTACGTGCTGAAGGGCCGGGCCGAGCTGCACCTCGAGGGGCAAGTCATTCTGCTCAACCCCGGCGACTCCTGGCTGGTGCCCCGCGGCTCCAGTCACACCTACAAGATTCTGGAGACCTTCTCCGCGGTGGAGGCCACCAGCCCCCCGGCGGCCGTTCACGGCCGTGACGAGGACGTCTCGAAGCCCGTGCGGGCCTGA